From Paenibacillus sp. PL2-23:
ATGAGTGGAGTAGTGCTGCATGCGGCTTGGCAGACGCGAGCCGTCGAGCGGATTACCAAGTCCGTCAAGCACCTTGCCAAGCAGCTCGGAGCCGACCTGCACCGTTAGCGGCTTGCCCGTACCTACAACGTCACAGCCCGGGCTGATCGCGTGCAGTTCGCCAAGCGGCATCAGAATAACCTTGTTATTCCGGAAGCCGACTACCTCCGCTTTCAGAGGTTTGGCACCCTTGGAAGGATAGATGTAGCATAGGTCGCCAATACTGGCGTCTGGACCTTCCGATTCAACGGTCAAGCCAATGACCTGCGTAACCTTCCCGTTCACTCGCACGGGATCAATCGGCCTGAGATGCTCCAAATATTTGCCGATATCCAGCTCAATCGAATGCATGCGCCTGACCTCTCTCTTCGCTGCTATGATGTGCCAATCCGATCAGCTCGCGCTTGATCTCGGCCAGCTGTGTGTCGATGCGGGCGTCAATACTTCCGAACGAGGAACGAATGACACAGCCATTATCCTTAATGGAGGAATCCGGCAAAATCTGCAGTTCCGCTTGCGAATCGATTGCGGTATGAAGCTCTTCTCGGGCGGCTTGCACAAACGCCAGCTGAGAAGGAGCCACACATAAGGTTATGACACCTTGCTCGCGTCTGCGTGATAATGATTTACGGATAAACTCAATCATTACATCCGGAGCAAGTGTTAATTGCTGTCCAATAATTTTTTCAGCGATAGCACAGCTAAGCTCCACGAGAAACGGCTCCGCCTCTTGAATAATTTGCTCGCGGGTGGAATAAGCGAGACTCAGCACCTCTGCCGCTTCCTCCAGCTTGGCTTGCCATTGCTGTTGCAGATCGGCTTGAGATGCAGCCGTCCCTTCCGCGTAGCCCTGCTCAAAGCCGGCTTGCCTGGCCGCTTCGGCAGCGTGAATGTCCTCATTCCGCTTCTCCAGCCACCAGAGCTCAATCTGGGCCTTTGCTTCTTCGAGCATGGTCTCGCATTCCTTGGACGTTTCTCTCAGCTGATTTTCGGCGAACGCTTGAGCGTCCTCCATAATTTGATCCCGAAGGGACAACGTCTCCTCATCTGGTCCGGCAGGCTCCTCTGGAACAGTGTGCTCATGGCCTTCCGCAGCTGGTGCCGAGTAAGGATTGATCCAAGATAACTGTTTCGATTGCTCAAGCGGAATGACGCTGGTCGACTTGATCAAATTAGACAATGATATCATCTCCTCCGCCGCGCGCGATGATGATTTCGCCCGACTCTTCTAGCCTGCGAATCGTAGCGACGATTCTGGTCTGGGCTTCCTCGACGTCACGCAGCCGGACAGGGCCCATGATATCCATCTCTTCCTTGAACGTATCCGCCATCCGTTTGGACATATTGCGGAAGATGGCTTCTCGCACTTCCTCGCTTGCAACCTTGAGGGCAAGCTGGAGATCGGCGTTCTCGATATCGCGAATGATTCGCTGAATGGAGCGGTTGTCGATGTTGACGATATCCTCGAACACGAACATCCGCTTCTTGATTTCTTCTGCAAGCTCCGGATCCTGAATCTCCAGCGCGTCCAGAATCGTACGCTCCGTACCACGGTC
This genomic window contains:
- a CDS encoding FliH/SctL family protein — its product is MSNLIKSTSVIPLEQSKQLSWINPYSAPAAEGHEHTVPEEPAGPDEETLSLRDQIMEDAQAFAENQLRETSKECETMLEEAKAQIELWWLEKRNEDIHAAEAARQAGFEQGYAEGTAASQADLQQQWQAKLEEAAEVLSLAYSTREQIIQEAEPFLVELSCAIAEKIIGQQLTLAPDVMIEFIRKSLSRRREQGVITLCVAPSQLAFVQAAREELHTAIDSQAELQILPDSSIKDNGCVIRSSFGSIDARIDTQLAEIKRELIGLAHHSSEERGQAHAFD